The Pedobacter roseus genome contains a region encoding:
- the fbp gene encoding class 1 fructose-bisphosphatase, translated as MVCGVKTLGQFIIEKQADFPYAKGELSRLLRDIGIAAKIVNREINKAGLVDILGDMGTTNIQGEEQKKLDVYADKQFIAALTSGGECCIVATEEEDEIIHIESPVSQNAKYIVCIDPLDGSSNTDVNVAVGTIFSIYRRKSVDGRASIDDVLQKGTQQVAAGYIIYGSSTMLVYTTGKGVNGFTLDPSIGEFCLSHPQMKIPEIGYLYSVNEGNYVHFPDGVKKYIKYCQVEDEATKRPYTSRYIGSMVGDIHRNLIKGGIYIYPTTSRSPNGKLRLLYECNPMAFIIEQAGGKASTGFERILEIQPTELHQRVPIFIGSKKMVEKAEEMMLLYTAKSISVEAKAEARLEDLNVIGGLD; from the coding sequence ATGGTTTGTGGCGTTAAAACACTAGGACAATTTATTATAGAAAAACAGGCAGATTTCCCTTATGCCAAAGGTGAACTTTCGAGATTGTTGAGGGATATTGGCATTGCCGCAAAAATTGTAAACCGCGAAATTAATAAGGCTGGTTTGGTTGACATTCTCGGCGATATGGGAACTACGAATATCCAAGGAGAAGAACAGAAAAAATTAGATGTTTATGCCGATAAACAGTTTATTGCCGCTTTAACCAGTGGGGGTGAATGCTGTATCGTAGCTACCGAAGAGGAAGATGAAATTATCCATATCGAATCGCCTGTTTCGCAGAATGCCAAATATATTGTTTGCATCGATCCGTTGGATGGCTCTTCTAATACAGATGTAAACGTTGCTGTGGGAACCATTTTCTCCATTTATCGCAGAAAATCGGTAGATGGCAGGGCAAGTATCGATGATGTGCTGCAGAAAGGTACACAACAGGTAGCCGCAGGTTATATTATTTACGGCTCATCAACCATGCTGGTGTACACTACCGGAAAAGGAGTGAACGGCTTTACACTCGATCCATCCATCGGCGAATTTTGCCTTTCCCACCCTCAAATGAAAATACCCGAAATAGGCTATCTATACTCTGTAAATGAAGGTAATTATGTGCATTTTCCTGATGGCGTTAAAAAATATATCAAATATTGCCAGGTAGAGGATGAAGCGACAAAACGCCCTTATACTTCGCGCTACATCGGTTCCATGGTGGGCGATATCCACCGGAATTTAATAAAAGGAGGAATTTATATCTATCCTACCACCTCGCGTTCTCCAAACGGAAAATTAAGGCTCTTGTACGAATGTAACCCAATGGCTTTTATTATAGAACAGGCCGGGGGCAAGGCAAGTACAGGTTTCGAACGTATACTGGAAATCCAGCCGACGGAATTGCACCAAAGGGTTCCGATTTTTATCGGCTCCAAAAAAATGGTGGAAAAAGCGGAAGAAATGATGCTGCTTTACACCGCAAAATCAATTTCGGTTGAGGCCAAGGCAGAAGCCAGACTGGAAGATTTAAATGTAATCGGTGGGCTCGACTAA
- the rnhA gene encoding ribonuclease HI has protein sequence MIEIYTDGAASGNPGPGGWGTILRAGQHYKELSGGFRMTTNNRMELLAVIKGLEALKSLNQEVTVYSDSKYVVDAVEKKWVFGWVKKGFKDKKNKDLWMRFLELYKLHKVKFIWIKGHNDHPENERCDRLAVFASQDKQNLAIDTFFEVERSKAQL, from the coding sequence ATGATCGAAATTTATACAGACGGAGCAGCCAGCGGCAACCCAGGACCAGGTGGCTGGGGTACCATTTTAAGGGCAGGACAACATTATAAAGAATTAAGTGGTGGTTTTAGGATGACTACGAATAACCGCATGGAGTTATTGGCTGTAATAAAGGGATTAGAGGCTTTAAAAAGTTTAAACCAGGAGGTAACCGTTTATTCCGATTCGAAATATGTGGTTGATGCCGTTGAAAAAAAATGGGTTTTTGGCTGGGTAAAAAAAGGTTTTAAAGACAAGAAAAATAAAGACCTTTGGATGCGTTTCCTTGAATTATATAAACTGCACAAAGTGAAATTTATCTGGATTAAAGGCCACAACGATCATCCGGAGAACGAGCGTTGCGACCGTTTAGCTGTTTTTGCTTCACAAGACAAGCAAAATTTAGCGATAGATACTTTTTTTGAAGTGGAAAGAAGCAAGGCGCAGCTTTAG
- the cobA gene encoding uroporphyrinogen-III C-methyltransferase, with translation MEDFGLFIMGAGPGDPELLTMKAYNVLKRAEVVLYDNLSNDKLLEIAPIGCKMVYVGKKPYEGCTPQEKINELIVKYAKKHKIVVRLKGGDPFIFGRGFEELLYAESHGIESQYIPGISSMQGSGFIDVPLTHRGISESVWIITGTKKDGSLSNDLSCAMKTSATVVIYMGMRKLAEISTAYKKAGLGSTPSAIIQHATLPHQKQGTCEIKDIQEMALREGLAYPAIIIIGDVVKAREIVAAQHYPLHNKTLKITA, from the coding sequence ATGGAAGATTTTGGACTTTTTATAATGGGTGCGGGTCCTGGAGACCCAGAATTATTGACAATGAAAGCCTATAATGTATTGAAAAGAGCAGAAGTTGTGTTATACGACAATTTAAGCAACGATAAATTACTGGAAATTGCTCCAATTGGCTGCAAGATGGTATATGTAGGTAAAAAACCTTACGAAGGTTGCACTCCTCAAGAAAAAATCAACGAATTAATTGTAAAATATGCCAAAAAACATAAAATTGTAGTCCGTTTAAAAGGCGGCGATCCATTTATTTTTGGTAGAGGATTTGAAGAATTGCTTTACGCCGAAAGCCACGGAATTGAATCTCAATACATTCCAGGGATTAGCAGCATGCAGGGTTCGGGTTTTATAGATGTTCCTTTAACGCACCGTGGCATTAGCGAAAGCGTATGGATTATCACTGGAACTAAAAAAGACGGAAGCTTATCGAATGATTTGTCGTGTGCGATGAAAACTTCGGCCACCGTTGTTATATATATGGGTATGCGAAAACTTGCAGAAATTTCAACAGCATACAAAAAAGCAGGCTTAGGTTCTACGCCATCGGCAATTATTCAGCATGCTACATTGCCACATCAAAAACAAGGCACATGCGAAATTAAAGATATTCAGGAAATGGCTTTAAGAGAAGGCTTGGCTTACCCTGCAATAATAATTATCGGCGATGTAGTTAAAGCAAGAGAAATCGTAGCTGCACAGCATTATCCATTACACAACAAAACATTGAAGATAACTGCGTAA
- the nirB gene encoding nitrite reductase large subunit NirB, whose translation MKKSFKTTKNLKTMNKLKVIVIGNGMVGYKFCEKLKSKSDSFKLIVFGEEPRRAYDRVHLSEYFNGKTAEDLCMSTATWYEEQEIDLYLNNPVTGIDRMAKTVFTLSGESFNYDFLVFATGSAAFVPNIKGIEKEGVFVYRTIEDLDLISAYSKNAKKASVIGGGLLGLEAAKALIDLGIEETSIIEFAPRLMPRQIDLAGSEMLKSMLVDLGLQIHLNKNTSSIEGDTSISGLKFSDDSEMAIDMLVISAGIKPRDELARQCGINVGTRGGIVVDTEMQTSDPCVFAIGECALFEEMIYGLIAPGYEMAEVLASNLCAQSKSFKSFDMSTKLKLIGIDVASFGDPFINEPDCRTIVFEDKHKGIYKRINISNDGQYLLGGILIGDATAYNMLLQTSVNRIVLTENPEELILGSRGGEQAGAGIESLPDAALICSCEGVTKGDICNSITEQGCETIDSIKKCTKAGTGCGGCMPMVKDLMLHTLKAQGKYVRNVICEHFNYSRQELYDLIHIHQLKSYDEVLDKLGESDGCETCKPLVSSLLASLWNEMILKRGNDTAQDSNDRFLANIQKGGSYSIVPRVAGGEITPEKLIVIGEVAKKYNLYTKITGGQRIDMFGAHLNDLPIIWEELIAAGFESGHAYGKGLRTVKSCVGSTWCRFGLHDSVSFAIRIEERYRGIRAPHKFKSAVSGCIRECAEAQSKDFGIIATEKGWNLYVCGNGGSKPQHAQLLAADVDSETCIKYIDRFLMFYIRTGDPLTRTATWLNKMEGGMEYLRNVVVNDSLGMGEKWEAEIERLVDTYKCEWKEAVENPAIRKRFSHFVNAPEEKDPTIEFVEMRGQKCTPEWKSV comes from the coding sequence ATGAAAAAATCATTCAAAACTACAAAAAACTTAAAAACCATGAATAAATTAAAAGTAATTGTAATTGGTAATGGCATGGTAGGATACAAATTCTGCGAAAAGCTAAAATCTAAGTCTGATTCATTTAAATTAATTGTTTTTGGAGAAGAACCCAGACGAGCTTACGACAGGGTTCATTTAAGTGAATACTTTAATGGCAAAACAGCTGAAGATCTTTGTATGTCGACAGCGACTTGGTACGAGGAACAAGAGATTGACCTTTACTTAAACAATCCAGTCACTGGAATAGATAGAATGGCTAAAACCGTTTTTACATTATCTGGAGAAAGTTTTAATTATGATTTTCTGGTATTTGCCACTGGCTCTGCAGCATTTGTACCTAATATTAAAGGAATAGAAAAAGAAGGCGTATTTGTTTATCGCACCATCGAAGACCTTGATTTAATTTCAGCCTATTCAAAAAATGCTAAAAAAGCTTCGGTAATTGGAGGTGGTTTATTGGGTTTAGAAGCAGCCAAAGCCTTAATAGATTTGGGTATAGAAGAAACCAGCATCATCGAATTTGCACCTCGCTTAATGCCCAGACAAATTGATTTGGCTGGAAGCGAAATGCTGAAATCGATGTTGGTTGATTTAGGCCTGCAAATACACCTCAACAAAAACACGAGTAGCATTGAAGGCGATACCAGCATCAGTGGATTAAAATTTAGCGATGACAGCGAAATGGCAATTGATATGCTAGTGATATCAGCAGGGATAAAACCAAGAGATGAACTAGCCAGACAATGCGGCATTAACGTTGGCACAAGAGGCGGAATTGTTGTAGATACCGAAATGCAAACCAGCGACCCTTGCGTTTTTGCCATTGGCGAATGCGCCCTTTTTGAAGAAATGATTTACGGCTTGATTGCCCCAGGTTATGAAATGGCGGAAGTGCTGGCATCAAATCTTTGCGCACAAAGCAAATCTTTCAAAAGCTTTGATATGAGCACAAAACTCAAATTAATAGGCATTGATGTAGCCAGTTTCGGCGACCCTTTTATTAACGAGCCAGATTGCCGAACCATCGTTTTTGAAGATAAACATAAGGGCATTTATAAAAGAATAAACATTAGTAATGACGGGCAGTACCTTTTAGGAGGTATTTTAATTGGCGACGCAACAGCATACAACATGCTGTTGCAAACCAGTGTTAACCGAATTGTGCTAACCGAAAATCCTGAAGAGTTGATTTTGGGCAGCCGTGGCGGCGAACAAGCTGGCGCAGGCATCGAAAGCTTACCAGATGCTGCATTAATTTGCAGTTGCGAAGGCGTTACCAAAGGAGATATCTGCAATTCGATCACCGAACAAGGTTGCGAAACAATTGATAGCATTAAAAAATGTACCAAAGCAGGAACTGGATGCGGTGGCTGTATGCCGATGGTAAAAGATTTGATGCTTCACACCCTGAAAGCACAAGGCAAATATGTTCGAAACGTAATTTGCGAACATTTTAATTACAGCCGCCAGGAATTGTATGACCTGATTCACATCCATCAGCTAAAAAGCTACGATGAAGTTTTGGATAAACTCGGCGAATCTGACGGTTGTGAAACCTGTAAACCTTTAGTATCTTCCTTATTGGCAAGTCTTTGGAACGAAATGATTCTTAAAAGAGGAAACGATACCGCACAAGATAGTAACGACAGGTTTTTAGCCAATATCCAAAAAGGTGGTTCGTACTCTATTGTTCCCCGGGTTGCGGGTGGAGAAATTACACCCGAAAAATTAATTGTAATTGGCGAAGTAGCCAAAAAATATAACCTATATACCAAAATTACAGGCGGACAAAGAATTGATATGTTCGGCGCACACCTAAACGATTTGCCAATCATCTGGGAAGAATTAATTGCTGCTGGTTTTGAAAGCGGACATGCTTACGGCAAAGGTTTAAGAACGGTGAAAAGCTGTGTTGGAAGCACCTGGTGTAGATTTGGTTTGCACGATAGCGTAAGTTTTGCCATCCGTATTGAAGAACGTTACCGTGGAATCAGGGCGCCGCACAAATTTAAATCTGCGGTAAGCGGCTGCATTCGTGAGTGTGCGGAAGCACAAAGCAAAGATTTTGGCATCATCGCCACAGAAAAAGGCTGGAACCTATATGTATGCGGCAATGGCGGTAGTAAACCACAACACGCTCAATTGCTTGCAGCTGATGTAGACAGCGAAACCTGCATCAAATACATCGACCGTTTTTTAATGTTTTACATCCGCACAGGCGACCCATTAACCCGAACCGCAACCTGGCTAAACAAAATGGAAGGCGGAATGGAATATTTACGCAATGTGGTAGTTAACGATAGCCTAGGCATGGGCGAAAAATGGGAAGCAGAAATTGAAAGATTAGTAGATACGTACAAATGCGAATGGAAAGAAGCGGTAGAAAATCCCGCCATTAGAAAACGCTTTTCGCACTTTGTTAATGCGCCAGAAGAAAAAGACCCAACAATAGAATTTGTAGAGATGCGTGGGCAAAAATGCACTCCGGAATGGAAATCAGTCTAA
- the nirD gene encoding nitrite reductase small subunit NirD, translated as MAETTTNWLAACRVEDAVENGGVCVKHGEEQIALFYFTRRNEWYATQNECPHRKQMALSRGMIGTITDEPKVACPFHKKNFSLKTGECLSGDECAIKTYPVKVENGTVYIALNA; from the coding sequence ATGGCAGAAACAACAACAAATTGGTTAGCCGCATGTCGTGTTGAGGATGCAGTAGAAAACGGAGGGGTGTGCGTAAAACATGGTGAGGAGCAAATTGCGCTCTTCTATTTTACCCGAAGAAATGAATGGTACGCCACTCAAAATGAGTGTCCGCACCGCAAACAAATGGCTTTAAGCCGAGGCATGATTGGAACCATTACCGATGAACCTAAGGTAGCTTGTCCGTTCCATAAAAAGAATTTTTCATTAAAAACTGGCGAATGTTTGAGTGGAGATGAATGTGCCATTAAAACCTATCCCGTAAAAGTAGAAAACGGAACGGTTTACATTGCATTAAATGCTTAG
- a CDS encoding MFS transporter → MTAQTTNKPLDKLNIFSLKGVQMKTFHITWLTFFFCFFAWFGMAPLMKIAREQLHLTKDQVGNIQIASVSATILARLLIGRLIDKFGPKIIYTWLLVLCALPVLLIGTSQSYTSFLLFRLAIGVIGASFVITQFHTSIMFAPNIKGTANATAGGFGNAGGGAANVFMPLIASALTALGFCSSADSWRYAMIFPGVMLLVCAFLYYRYTQDSPQGDFKNLKDETIKSSKNTFLIAAKDYRTWILTIAYAACFGVEITVDNFAPIFFTDSFGATIAIAGLVAGIFGWINIFARPMGGIVADKIGKVWGFDGKTLLLSILLLIEGIGLIWFAKSGNIGMAIFMMFVFGLSLKMANGATYSLVPFINPVAVGSVAGIVGAGGNIGAMLIAFMFKSEASHLTKNVIENGQTVQKDLINYTSAFTLLGYIILGIGVAVFIFRTVMAQKKSKIEELAFATGN, encoded by the coding sequence ATGACAGCTCAAACAACCAACAAACCACTCGATAAACTAAATATATTTTCGCTCAAAGGTGTTCAAATGAAAACCTTTCACATTACATGGCTTACCTTTTTCTTTTGCTTTTTTGCATGGTTCGGGATGGCACCATTAATGAAAATAGCCCGAGAACAATTGCATCTCACAAAAGACCAGGTTGGAAATATCCAAATCGCATCCGTTTCGGCAACCATCCTGGCCCGCCTTTTAATCGGAAGATTGATAGATAAATTCGGCCCTAAAATTATTTACACCTGGCTACTAGTACTTTGTGCCCTTCCAGTTTTACTTATCGGCACCAGCCAATCTTACACTTCATTTTTACTTTTCAGGTTAGCCATTGGCGTAATCGGTGCATCATTCGTAATTACACAGTTCCATACCTCCATCATGTTTGCGCCAAATATTAAAGGCACAGCAAACGCCACCGCTGGTGGTTTCGGCAATGCAGGTGGTGGTGCAGCGAACGTATTTATGCCACTAATTGCATCAGCATTAACGGCTTTAGGCTTTTGCAGTTCTGCAGATAGCTGGCGTTATGCGATGATTTTCCCTGGCGTTATGCTTTTAGTCTGTGCATTTTTGTATTACCGTTACACTCAGGATAGTCCACAAGGAGATTTCAAAAACCTGAAAGACGAAACCATTAAAAGCAGCAAAAACACATTTCTTATTGCTGCAAAAGATTACCGAACATGGATTTTAACCATTGCTTATGCCGCCTGTTTTGGTGTAGAAATTACTGTTGATAATTTTGCGCCAATCTTCTTTACCGACTCCTTTGGTGCAACCATCGCTATTGCAGGTTTGGTAGCTGGTATTTTTGGCTGGATAAATATTTTCGCCAGACCAATGGGCGGCATTGTTGCCGATAAAATTGGCAAAGTTTGGGGCTTTGATGGTAAAACTTTGCTCTTATCCATTTTACTACTAATTGAAGGTATTGGATTAATCTGGTTTGCCAAATCTGGCAACATCGGGATGGCTATTTTTATGATGTTTGTTTTTGGCCTGAGTTTAAAAATGGCCAACGGTGCTACCTACAGTTTGGTTCCCTTCATCAACCCTGTTGCGGTAGGTAGCGTTGCAGGAATTGTAGGTGCAGGTGGCAATATCGGTGCAATGCTCATCGCTTTCATGTTTAAATCAGAAGCCAGTCACTTAACCAAAAACGTGATCGAAAACGGGCAGACGGTTCAAAAAGACTTGATAAATTATACCTCCGCCTTCACATTATTGGGTTATATCATTCTGGGAATCGGCGTTGCTGTTTTTATTTTCAGAACGGTAATGGCTCAAAAGAAGTCAAAAATAGAAGAACTGGCTTTTGCTACAGGTAACTAA
- a CDS encoding nitrate reductase yields MNTENNTFANNTTTCCYCGVGCGIVLSKDNQERITVEGDKNHPVNKGMLCSKGMNLHYTANDKSDRLLYPAMRYNKNMPLQQVSWGKALERTAMVFKALIAKHGPDSVAFYASGQCLTEEYYVVNKLIKGFIGSNNIDTNSRLCMSSAVVGYKMSLGEDTVPISYDDIEIADCIFVAGANPAWCHPILWRRVEAAKEKNPDLKIIVSDPRRTQTCSLADVHLQLNPGTDITLHHAIGRCLIEDGHIDLDFIAKSTNGFEKYQSTVFETSLKDAADICGIEESDIRLAASFIGNANGFITMWTMGLNQSVVGTNKNLSLINLNLITGHIGKPGSGPFSLTGQPNAMGGREVGGLSNLLPAHRNLNNESHRNEVEKFWQIPLGTIQPKPGLTATEMFDELNTGKLKAIWILCTNPLISLPDVRKAEEGLKKAKFVVVQDISNTVETLKYADVVLPAAAWAEKEGTMTNAGRYISYLSKVIQAPGEALPDAEIICRFAHKMGFEGFDFKNAAAIYDEHAALTEGTNIDISGLNYEILKEKRAVQWPYPKQEKAFGTARLFEDHQFFTVDKKANIISFDGQNQSEPLTPAHPLILTTGRIRDQWHTRSKTGKVNKLNQHISESFLEIHPADAEKRNIKDNDVVEMNSLRGNVRLKAKFSTDIKPGVVFMPMHWGKILKSDLNRVNNLTSNLVDPQSKEPDFKFTAVEVKLYQKPRQKVIVIGAGAGACGFVKSYRALNSEDDIEIFSKEDFPFYNRVLLPDYIIGTLPWHNLIKMSDSEEIDYRIKLHRGLGIDKINRIDKTVVDSKGKIHQYDILLLATGSRPFMLKDIPPLNGIFTMRSRNDADSFKQHAAATNGKVVIVGGGLLGIELASSLAETGSKVSVIQRISRLMGRQLDGLASQLLHEELISKGIEIFYNDEIDRVIGEKNISGIRLKSGLSIDCESLIIAIGTVPNTELIKDAGIECKRGVKVDEYLRTSEQDVFAIGEIAEFKGQMYGITAAAEQQAEIVARFICGDIAKFYQGSLLMNILKMHSLELCSLGLAEVPDNDPTYEEITFIDKAKRYYKKCIVHNDRLVGAILVGDKSEFLEFRNLIENKMELSEKRLQLLRSGKTAEPIIGKTVCSCNNVGEGNLINKIKDGCKDHLQLCQLTGAGMGCGSCRPEVKAILDSFVNVLKTAPEVALAE; encoded by the coding sequence TTGAATACAGAAAACAACACATTTGCCAATAATACAACAACCTGCTGCTATTGCGGGGTTGGCTGCGGCATTGTACTTAGTAAAGATAATCAGGAACGCATTACTGTTGAGGGCGATAAAAACCATCCCGTAAACAAAGGAATGTTGTGTAGCAAAGGCATGAATTTGCATTACACCGCGAACGATAAAAGCGATAGATTGCTTTATCCCGCTATGAGGTACAATAAAAATATGCCATTACAACAAGTGAGTTGGGGTAAGGCATTGGAACGCACAGCGATGGTTTTTAAGGCATTAATTGCAAAACATGGTCCAGATAGCGTTGCATTTTACGCCAGCGGACAATGTTTAACCGAAGAATATTATGTTGTAAATAAATTGATTAAAGGTTTTATCGGCAGCAACAACATCGATACCAATAGCCGCTTATGTATGAGCAGTGCGGTTGTGGGTTATAAAATGAGTCTGGGCGAAGATACCGTTCCCATTAGTTATGATGATATTGAAATTGCCGATTGTATTTTCGTGGCTGGCGCAAACCCTGCCTGGTGCCATCCTATTTTGTGGCGACGGGTAGAGGCCGCGAAAGAGAAAAATCCGGACCTGAAAATTATTGTAAGCGACCCACGCAGAACACAAACCTGTTCGCTTGCCGATGTTCATTTACAGCTTAATCCTGGTACGGATATTACTTTGCATCATGCCATTGGCCGATGTTTAATTGAAGATGGACATATCGACCTTGATTTTATTGCAAAAAGCACTAATGGTTTTGAAAAATATCAGTCAACTGTTTTCGAAACTTCGTTAAAAGATGCTGCCGATATTTGTGGAATTGAGGAAAGCGACATCCGTTTGGCAGCTTCTTTTATTGGCAATGCGAATGGTTTTATTACGATGTGGACAATGGGCCTCAACCAAAGCGTGGTCGGTACGAACAAAAATTTATCGCTCATTAACCTCAATTTAATTACTGGACATATCGGCAAACCTGGCAGCGGACCTTTTTCGCTTACGGGCCAACCGAATGCAATGGGTGGCAGAGAAGTTGGCGGCTTAAGCAATCTGCTTCCCGCTCATCGAAATTTAAACAATGAAAGTCACCGCAATGAGGTAGAAAAATTCTGGCAAATCCCTCTGGGTACCATTCAGCCAAAACCTGGACTTACCGCTACCGAAATGTTTGATGAGTTGAATACCGGGAAGCTGAAAGCAATTTGGATTTTATGCACCAATCCATTAATTAGTTTGCCCGATGTTAGAAAAGCAGAAGAAGGCTTAAAAAAGGCAAAGTTCGTGGTAGTGCAGGATATTAGCAATACTGTTGAAACCCTAAAATATGCCGATGTGGTTTTGCCGGCAGCAGCATGGGCAGAAAAGGAAGGCACAATGACCAATGCCGGGCGTTACATTTCGTATTTAAGCAAAGTGATACAAGCGCCTGGCGAAGCCTTACCTGATGCTGAAATTATTTGCAGGTTTGCTCATAAAATGGGTTTTGAAGGTTTCGATTTTAAGAATGCTGCAGCCATTTACGATGAACATGCCGCACTTACGGAAGGTACGAATATAGATATCAGCGGATTGAATTATGAAATTCTGAAAGAGAAAAGAGCCGTTCAATGGCCTTATCCCAAACAAGAAAAAGCCTTTGGAACGGCAAGATTATTTGAAGATCATCAGTTTTTTACGGTTGATAAAAAGGCAAACATCATCTCTTTTGATGGCCAAAATCAATCGGAACCATTAACGCCAGCGCATCCGCTGATTTTAACCACTGGCAGAATAAGAGACCAATGGCACACCCGTAGCAAGACAGGTAAAGTAAACAAACTCAATCAGCACATTAGCGAATCCTTTTTGGAAATTCATCCCGCAGATGCGGAAAAAAGAAATATTAAGGATAATGATGTAGTGGAAATGAACAGCTTGCGTGGAAATGTTCGTTTGAAAGCAAAATTTTCGACCGACATTAAACCTGGAGTTGTTTTTATGCCGATGCATTGGGGCAAAATTTTAAAAAGCGATTTAAATCGGGTAAATAACTTAACCAGTAATCTGGTTGACCCACAAAGCAAAGAACCCGATTTTAAATTTACTGCCGTTGAGGTAAAACTTTATCAAAAACCGAGGCAAAAAGTAATTGTAATTGGGGCTGGAGCAGGTGCCTGTGGTTTTGTAAAAAGCTACAGGGCTTTAAATAGTGAAGATGATATTGAGATTTTCAGTAAGGAGGATTTTCCGTTTTATAATCGTGTACTTTTGCCCGATTATATTATTGGCACTTTGCCGTGGCACAACCTGATAAAAATGAGCGATAGCGAGGAAATTGATTACAGAATTAAACTCCATCGCGGTTTAGGCATCGATAAAATCAACAGAATTGATAAAACGGTTGTTGATAGCAAGGGCAAAATCCACCAATATGATATTTTGCTTTTAGCTACTGGAAGCAGGCCTTTTATGCTAAAGGATATTCCGCCGCTTAATGGTATATTTACCATGAGAAGCCGAAATGATGCTGATAGTTTTAAACAACATGCCGCTGCAACTAATGGAAAAGTAGTTATTGTGGGTGGCGGTTTATTGGGCATTGAGCTGGCTTCATCGCTTGCCGAAACAGGCTCGAAAGTAAGTGTGATTCAACGGATTTCGCGGTTGATGGGCAGGCAATTGGATGGCTTGGCAAGTCAGTTATTACATGAAGAACTGATTAGTAAAGGCATCGAGATTTTTTATAATGATGAAATTGACCGAGTAATTGGCGAAAAAAACATATCTGGCATCCGCCTGAAAAGTGGTTTGTCAATCGATTGCGAATCGCTGATTATTGCTATCGGCACAGTACCCAATACCGAATTAATTAAGGATGCTGGCATTGAATGCAAGAGAGGTGTTAAGGTTGATGAATATTTGAGAACTAGCGAGCAGGATGTTTTTGCCATTGGCGAAATTGCTGAATTTAAAGGGCAAATGTATGGCATTACCGCTGCGGCAGAGCAACAGGCCGAAATTGTGGCCAGGTTTATTTGTGGCGATATTGCCAAGTTTTATCAGGGCAGCCTGCTGATGAATATTTTAAAAATGCACAGTCTGGAATTATGCTCCTTAGGTTTGGCAGAAGTACCCGATAACGACCCAACTTACGAGGAAATTACCTTTATTGATAAGGCCAAACGCTATTATAAAAAGTGCATTGTACATAACGACAGGTTAGTGGGCGCCATATTAGTTGGCGATAAAAGTGAGTTTCTGGAGTTTAGAAACCTTATTGAAAATAAAATGGAGCTGAGTGAAAAAAGGCTTCAACTATTAAGAAGTGGCAAAACTGCCGAACCAATTATTGGAAAAACGGTTTGCAGCTGCAACAATGTGGGGGAAGGCAATCTAATTAATAAAATAAAGGATGGCTGTAAAGATCATTTACAACTTTGCCAGCTTACAGGTGCAGGAATGGGCTGCGGAAGTTGTCGCCCTGAAGTTAAAGCTATTCTCGATTCGTTTGTTAACGTGCTAAAAACAGCTCCAGAAGTTGCATTGGCTGAATAA
- a CDS encoding nitrate reductase associated protein, with amino-acid sequence MMKLELEPSEFISLEGIEYFKFEEDFMEENVRCIPMVVRFKLDLSGIKLKLGEWCRFHPTERIELALLPITNTIETAEYRKYLINLIKIYTGKSATELAVDTQPAWNNLAQIPQMLMEKSAELNLEISISQWKNLTDIQRFALLKLCRPGHENMNFPKAVAEFGLINT; translated from the coding sequence ATGATGAAATTAGAACTGGAACCATCTGAATTTATTAGCCTCGAAGGCATTGAATATTTTAAATTCGAAGAGGATTTTATGGAAGAAAACGTTCGCTGTATTCCAATGGTGGTTCGTTTTAAACTGGATTTGTCAGGCATAAAACTAAAGCTTGGCGAATGGTGTCGATTTCATCCAACGGAAAGAATAGAATTGGCTCTTTTGCCCATTACCAATACAATAGAAACTGCTGAATATCGAAAATATCTAATCAACCTGATTAAGATTTATACCGGAAAAAGCGCAACAGAACTCGCTGTAGATACACAACCAGCTTGGAATAACTTAGCGCAAATTCCGCAAATGCTGATGGAAAAATCGGCCGAGTTAAATCTGGAAATCTCCATCAGCCAATGGAAAAACCTCACTGACATACAAAGATTTGCTTTGCTAAAACTTTGCCGACCAGGGCATGAGAACATGAATTTCCCGAAGGCGGTAGCAGAATTTGGCTTAATTAACACGTAA